A DNA window from Luteolibacter luteus contains the following coding sequences:
- a CDS encoding DUF1501 domain-containing protein has translation MRSRRKFLGEASCAAIGSTSVLSTLLNLTMANHAAAQGGFGGQRKSLVCVFLSGGCDTFNLLIPKDAKYAEYAASRSNLAIPLSDPDPTKRLIPLTDTNFGLHPSCTKLAEMFNGTGAFSGKKRVSFVANVGTLIEPITNKAQFLNGSVALPKALFSHRDQIEQWQTSVPQGMSVLTGWGGRAADVIHSTLNTEQTGSYYMPMNFSVAGNSAFQIGESQGQFVITGGGALSFTGSGGASPTLQAKDQGIRNLIGSPIEEHYSSLFHRTHGRITSNSIERGVEFQQQFSAPGTLNGQNVDSVVANAPFPNHWISAQFRAAVKTIAIRQQLKLARQTLFIEFGGWDHHAELLENHRDMLLVLDGALYAFQTCLETLGLANDVITFTCSDFGRTLRSNGQGTDHAWSGNQLVMGGPVKGGTVKGSYPSLVIDGPDDVGRGGRIFPKVSADQYFCEMLRWFGVTPADMDQVLPNIGNFYDPNSSTNPVGFLL, from the coding sequence ATGCGCTCACGCCGAAAGTTCCTCGGAGAAGCCAGTTGTGCCGCGATCGGTTCGACCTCGGTGCTTTCCACGCTGCTAAACCTGACGATGGCGAATCACGCCGCAGCACAGGGCGGCTTCGGCGGGCAGAGGAAGTCGCTGGTATGCGTGTTCCTTTCCGGAGGCTGCGACACCTTCAACCTGCTGATCCCGAAGGATGCGAAGTATGCGGAGTACGCGGCTTCGCGCTCGAACCTCGCGATCCCCCTCAGCGATCCCGATCCGACCAAGAGGCTCATTCCTCTGACGGACACCAACTTCGGCCTGCACCCTTCCTGCACGAAGCTCGCGGAGATGTTCAATGGCACGGGCGCCTTTTCCGGCAAGAAACGCGTCTCTTTTGTTGCCAACGTGGGGACGCTTATCGAGCCGATCACGAACAAGGCACAGTTCCTGAATGGAAGCGTGGCCTTGCCCAAGGCGCTCTTCTCCCATCGCGACCAGATCGAGCAGTGGCAGACCTCCGTCCCGCAGGGGATGAGCGTGCTTACCGGCTGGGGTGGACGCGCGGCGGACGTGATTCATTCGACACTGAATACCGAGCAAACGGGAAGCTACTACATGCCGATGAACTTCTCCGTGGCGGGAAACTCGGCCTTCCAGATCGGAGAGAGCCAAGGGCAGTTCGTGATCACCGGTGGCGGTGCTTTGAGCTTTACCGGCTCCGGCGGCGCCTCCCCCACGCTTCAGGCGAAGGACCAAGGAATCCGCAACCTCATCGGCAGCCCGATCGAGGAGCACTATAGCAGTCTCTTCCACCGCACGCACGGGCGCATCACCTCGAACAGCATCGAGCGGGGCGTGGAATTCCAACAGCAATTCTCAGCCCCGGGGACCTTGAATGGGCAGAACGTGGATAGCGTGGTGGCAAACGCCCCTTTCCCGAACCATTGGATCTCCGCGCAGTTCCGGGCGGCGGTGAAGACGATCGCGATCCGCCAGCAACTGAAGCTGGCACGCCAGACCCTCTTCATCGAGTTCGGCGGCTGGGATCACCATGCGGAACTGCTGGAGAATCACCGCGACATGCTGCTGGTGCTGGATGGGGCTCTCTATGCCTTCCAGACCTGCCTCGAGACCTTGGGCCTCGCCAATGACGTGATCACATTCACCTGCTCCGACTTTGGCAGGACCCTGCGCTCGAATGGACAAGGAACCGACCATGCGTGGTCCGGCAATCAACTGGTGATGGGCGGACCCGTGAAGGGCGGCACGGTGAAGGGCAGCTATCCTTCTCTGGTGATCGATGGGCCGGATGATGTCGGCCGCGGCGGGCGGATCTTCCCGAAGGTTTCAGCAGACCAGTATTTCTGCGAGATGCTACGGTGGTTCGGAGTGACTCCCGCCGACATGGATCAGGTGTTGCCGAACATCGGGAACTTCTACGATCCCAATAGCTCGACGAATCCGGTGGGATTCCTGCTATAG
- a CDS encoding trypsin-like peptidase domain-containing protein has protein sequence MKNLLLSLFLSISALFPARAADFATTMMEATFKFFDPDSTSTCFLVKRAEPDAAFYLVTTAHTVERTKGENAILVLREPKPDGSYERHDHTIKIRDKDQPLWVRHAKEDVAVLRLGDALPVAVPAISVTDFAKEEDLATAGVHICSPLFVLTYPQRFEANGAGFPVARQGIFASPPLLPVKTHPTFLADFTTFAGDSGGPVFIEGKGTRPLVAGIVLAQHHHEDKIHSEYEERVIRHPLGMGTVLHAGYVLETLEQAATAAQKK, from the coding sequence ATGAAGAATTTGCTCCTTTCCCTTTTCCTTAGCATTTCCGCGCTGTTCCCGGCCCGGGCTGCGGATTTTGCCACCACCATGATGGAGGCCACCTTCAAGTTTTTCGATCCGGACTCTACCTCCACCTGCTTTCTGGTGAAGCGGGCGGAACCGGATGCCGCCTTTTATCTCGTGACCACCGCGCATACGGTGGAACGAACCAAAGGCGAAAATGCGATTCTGGTCCTCCGCGAGCCGAAGCCGGATGGCTCCTATGAGCGGCACGATCATACGATCAAGATCCGCGACAAGGATCAGCCGCTGTGGGTGCGTCACGCGAAGGAAGACGTCGCGGTCCTGCGCTTGGGCGATGCCCTTCCAGTGGCTGTGCCCGCGATCTCCGTCACGGACTTTGCGAAGGAAGAGGATCTCGCTACGGCTGGCGTTCACATCTGTAGCCCGCTCTTCGTGCTCACCTACCCGCAGCGCTTCGAGGCAAATGGCGCGGGCTTTCCCGTGGCACGGCAGGGGATCTTCGCAAGCCCGCCGCTGCTGCCTGTAAAGACGCATCCCACCTTTCTGGCGGACTTCACAACCTTCGCCGGCGATAGCGGCGGGCCGGTCTTCATCGAAGGAAAGGGAACTCGTCCTCTCGTGGCAGGCATCGTACTCGCCCAGCATCATCATGAAGACAAGATTCACAGCGAGTATGAAGAGCGGGTGATCCGGCACCCTCTCGGCATGGGTACCGTCCTGCATGCCGGGTACGTGCTCGAAACCTTGGAACAGGCGGCAACTGCCGCGCAGAAAAAGTGA
- a CDS encoding DNRLRE domain-containing protein, with protein sequence MKAALFFFALCAVATAETVTLTPVKDSDVYSYLDMTVGNSITLNVNASVGMQHSNHALIQFNLAALGMPANEIASAKLKIYSMLPGSEFGGSFRAGDIAIHRQGATWTETGLKWSHLQPLEKVAVMPVTQSNAWVEVDITSLVAQWVTTPASNFGLLMRPDAENVEPGMNAEFVGREVAAYSPQLIVTRGIPPATAPPVMAITNQGGQIIIEWPVTGSSGWTLQESDQPTSGWAATAATATQTNGVWRVVQTPGSSASRFFRLNKP encoded by the coding sequence ATGAAAGCGGCGCTCTTTTTCTTTGCCCTCTGCGCTGTTGCGACGGCGGAGACCGTCACGCTGACGCCGGTCAAGGACAGCGATGTTTATTCCTACCTGGACATGACGGTGGGAAACTCGATCACGCTGAACGTGAACGCCTCCGTGGGGATGCAGCATTCCAATCATGCGCTGATCCAGTTCAACCTGGCTGCCCTAGGTATGCCGGCCAATGAGATCGCCTCAGCAAAGCTCAAGATCTATTCGATGCTGCCGGGGTCCGAATTCGGCGGCAGCTTCCGGGCGGGGGATATTGCCATTCATCGGCAGGGTGCCACGTGGACCGAAACCGGCTTGAAGTGGAGTCACCTGCAGCCCTTGGAGAAAGTGGCAGTGATGCCGGTCACGCAATCCAATGCTTGGGTGGAAGTCGATATCACCTCGCTCGTGGCCCAGTGGGTGACAACTCCTGCCAGCAACTTCGGCCTGTTGATGCGACCGGATGCGGAAAATGTGGAACCCGGGATGAATGCCGAATTTGTCGGGCGTGAGGTGGCGGCGTACTCACCGCAATTGATCGTTACCCGCGGAATTCCTCCCGCGACGGCTCCTCCGGTAATGGCGATTACCAATCAAGGGGGGCAGATCATTATCGAATGGCCGGTGACGGGAAGCAGTGGCTGGACCCTCCAAGAGTCCGATCAACCGACCAGCGGGTGGGCGGCCACTGCCGCTACCGCCACGCAGACGAATGGAGTGTGGCGCGTGGTCCAGACGCCTGGTAGCTCGGCGAGCCGCTTCTTCCGCTTGAACAAGCCGTGA
- a CDS encoding TonB-dependent hemoglobin/transferrin/lactoferrin family receptor, which yields MAAIGMALHPAPAAEPEEDSVAGDEGSVVQDLDEIVVVGTRTEQRWIDASGTTLRADQEELLRTGSQDLSGFAKYDPTVTLPFDFGSGDGAFAYGQSGYGSINIRGAEGNRIAIELDGVRQPPQYVSTSFDMGSGDGAGGIGRDYFDPAMFDLVEVLKGGASALYGSDALGGVVAFSTPEPESILKGKDHGALLRTQYFSVNESIAGQVGGAVKKGNTSVMFLYAGRHGEETANNGVEPPNPMDFTSHSALVKAEHAMGDHLFKLALEVFDREASTDVRSAVVSDFPVFTDYVYNDQFLERQRASLKWIYTPQAGLVDHLDTHLYWQHAGSRSDNDSASKPLVIGGIPFPGTERTRQQRITFDTDIVGLSSVARRDFGSEAEVLHSAMAGVDFSLETSENKYTRRDSSSPDESNRTAFAPTDTTRVGFFLQDEIKIHRQFFITPGLRLDWQGINPNPNQAYLDRLDDLALFAQEPPSDYENFSLSPRLNLAWKPVEYVQWYGTYAHGVRNPSAEELSMIFDHPTSGGGEGTVTVPNPSLKEEESDAFELGMKTEGSAGRFQASVFYTHYRNFIENGVGTDQFNDLNQEYVTTVNRGEAEIYGFELGGMYQLGHAWAKAEGWQVGAATGKTIGNNLTDDVPLNTIEPWKTVGFVGYEDPDGRYGARLTGTYVAKVERVDDTTNQSTFFRPPAWFTLDLAAWWQPTETLAIHAGFNNILDEKYWQWGSVRRGNGHLGGDGTTDRSTAPGRNFSLSVTKTF from the coding sequence ATGGCCGCCATCGGTATGGCGCTGCACCCCGCTCCGGCGGCGGAACCTGAGGAGGACTCCGTCGCCGGGGATGAGGGGTCGGTGGTGCAAGACCTCGATGAGATCGTCGTGGTTGGAACCCGCACCGAGCAGCGCTGGATCGATGCCAGCGGCACGACCTTGCGCGCCGATCAGGAGGAGCTGCTGCGGACCGGCAGCCAGGATCTCTCGGGATTCGCGAAATATGATCCCACGGTCACGCTGCCCTTTGATTTCGGCAGCGGTGACGGGGCCTTCGCCTATGGCCAGTCCGGCTACGGCAGCATCAATATCCGCGGTGCGGAGGGCAACCGGATCGCCATCGAGCTCGATGGTGTCCGCCAGCCGCCACAGTATGTGTCGACTTCCTTCGACATGGGCAGCGGCGATGGCGCAGGGGGAATCGGTCGCGACTACTTTGATCCCGCGATGTTCGATCTCGTGGAGGTCTTGAAGGGCGGAGCCAGCGCGCTCTATGGCAGCGATGCCTTGGGCGGTGTGGTGGCCTTCAGCACTCCGGAACCGGAGAGCATCTTGAAGGGCAAGGACCATGGTGCGCTACTGCGCACGCAGTACTTCTCCGTGAACGAAAGCATCGCCGGCCAGGTGGGAGGTGCGGTGAAGAAAGGGAATACCTCGGTGATGTTCCTCTACGCAGGACGTCATGGCGAGGAGACGGCGAATAACGGTGTCGAGCCGCCGAATCCGATGGATTTCACCTCGCACTCGGCCTTGGTGAAGGCGGAGCACGCGATGGGCGATCACCTCTTCAAGCTGGCCCTGGAAGTCTTCGATCGCGAGGCCTCGACGGATGTCCGCAGTGCAGTGGTTTCCGATTTCCCGGTTTTCACGGACTACGTTTACAATGACCAGTTCCTGGAACGCCAGCGGGCCAGCCTGAAGTGGATCTACACGCCGCAGGCGGGCTTGGTCGATCACCTCGACACGCATCTCTATTGGCAGCATGCGGGCAGCCGCAGCGACAACGACTCGGCTTCGAAACCCCTGGTGATCGGCGGTATCCCCTTCCCGGGAACGGAGCGCACCCGCCAGCAGCGCATCACTTTCGATACCGATATTGTCGGGCTCTCGTCGGTGGCTCGTCGTGATTTTGGCAGCGAGGCGGAGGTGCTTCACTCCGCGATGGCGGGCGTGGATTTTTCTCTGGAGACCTCGGAGAACAAGTACACGCGTCGCGACTCGAGCTCTCCCGACGAGTCCAATCGCACTGCCTTTGCGCCGACCGATACCACGCGTGTGGGTTTCTTCCTTCAGGACGAGATCAAGATCCACCGGCAATTCTTCATCACGCCGGGCCTGCGCCTCGATTGGCAGGGGATCAACCCGAACCCGAACCAGGCCTATTTGGATCGCTTGGATGACCTGGCACTTTTTGCCCAGGAACCGCCGTCCGACTACGAGAACTTTTCGCTCTCGCCACGCCTCAACCTTGCGTGGAAACCGGTCGAGTATGTCCAGTGGTATGGCACCTACGCCCACGGTGTGAGGAATCCGAGTGCGGAAGAGCTCTCCATGATCTTTGATCATCCGACATCCGGAGGAGGGGAGGGAACTGTCACTGTGCCGAATCCCAGCCTGAAAGAGGAGGAGAGCGATGCTTTCGAACTCGGGATGAAGACCGAGGGTAGTGCGGGGCGTTTCCAAGCTTCCGTCTTCTACACGCATTACCGCAATTTCATCGAGAACGGGGTGGGGACCGACCAGTTCAATGATCTAAACCAGGAGTATGTGACCACCGTGAACCGCGGAGAAGCGGAGATCTACGGGTTTGAACTCGGCGGCATGTATCAGCTTGGCCACGCGTGGGCCAAGGCCGAGGGCTGGCAGGTCGGTGCAGCAACCGGCAAGACGATCGGAAACAACCTCACCGATGATGTCCCGCTCAATACCATCGAACCATGGAAAACCGTGGGCTTCGTGGGCTACGAGGATCCGGATGGCCGGTACGGCGCGCGCCTGACAGGCACCTATGTGGCGAAAGTGGAGCGCGTGGACGACACGACCAACCAGAGCACTTTCTTCCGTCCGCCTGCTTGGTTCACGCTCGATCTCGCCGCGTGGTGGCAGCCCACGGAAACGCTGGCGATTCATGCCGGGTTCAACAACATCCTGGATGAGAAATACTGGCAGTGGGGTTCGGTGCGCCGCGGTAATGGCCACTTGGGTGGCGATGGCACCACCGATCGCTCCACTGCGCCGGGACGGAACTTCAGTCTCTCGGTGACCAAGACCTTCTAA
- a CDS encoding DUF6607 family protein yields MKSTFTLFAAGILLAGSTFASDESFEKDRKAILSMAGDFKVGFHFQETVSLHEGYKPEEKAYKEEAFETVKVVEDSGKKIVLQHILQAGPAVVKHWAQIWTYEDTEILEFQGERTWTTKKLSPEEAKGKWSQRVTQVDDSPRYEGIAAWVHGPEISEWTALANRPKPRREEKREDYDLLVVTNRHTITSEGWFHEQDNAKWVKRDGKDYPLVREIGFNPYLRVKDHDFTKANTYWDKTNLFWKDVRQVWEEFYPKDGSVKVLTKAGDGRLMDVVAELVEDTEDGKAPAIDKIRETLKPYVVEAAQQQ; encoded by the coding sequence ATGAAATCCACCTTCACCCTGTTCGCTGCTGGCATCCTCCTGGCCGGCTCGACTTTCGCTTCCGACGAATCCTTTGAGAAGGATCGTAAGGCGATCCTATCGATGGCAGGCGACTTCAAGGTCGGCTTCCATTTCCAGGAAACCGTCTCGCTTCACGAAGGCTACAAGCCCGAGGAGAAGGCCTATAAGGAAGAAGCCTTCGAGACCGTAAAGGTCGTCGAAGACTCCGGAAAGAAGATCGTGCTCCAGCACATCCTGCAGGCCGGCCCGGCCGTAGTGAAGCATTGGGCCCAGATCTGGACCTACGAGGATACCGAGATCCTGGAGTTCCAAGGCGAACGCACTTGGACGACCAAGAAGCTCTCGCCCGAAGAGGCGAAGGGGAAGTGGAGCCAGCGCGTCACGCAGGTGGATGATTCCCCGCGCTACGAGGGCATCGCCGCGTGGGTGCACGGCCCGGAGATCAGCGAGTGGACCGCACTCGCCAATCGCCCGAAGCCGCGCCGCGAGGAGAAGCGGGAGGACTACGACCTGCTGGTCGTGACCAACCGCCACACCATCACCTCCGAAGGTTGGTTCCATGAGCAGGACAATGCCAAGTGGGTGAAGCGCGATGGCAAGGACTACCCGTTGGTCCGTGAGATTGGCTTCAATCCCTATCTGCGTGTGAAGGATCACGACTTCACCAAGGCGAACACCTATTGGGACAAGACCAATCTCTTCTGGAAGGATGTCCGCCAGGTCTGGGAAGAATTCTACCCTAAGGACGGCAGCGTGAAGGTGCTCACGAAGGCCGGTGATGGACGTCTCATGGATGTCGTCGCCGAACTCGTGGAGGACACCGAAGACGGCAAGGCTCCAGCCATCGACAAGATCCGCGAGACGCTGAAGCCCTACGTTGTCGAAGCAGCTCAGCAGCAATAA
- a CDS encoding PEP-CTERM sorting domain-containing protein produces the protein MKSPRRTCRPLFLLPALAAILASSSVSAAFIMTDSGTVFTPSFRGESSTTYFGWSAGTWDGNADSTPPEPTIPDIVNGTPSINPGALAGTSFLTQSGTNDVVSSTNNIYSSVAGINAAGLQLHIPTAGVVGSSGYTTIIIQGLGLNGAGFGGTSGLDAFGFGAINGILPEYVLGTNADVEGQWWAKWEIPGNAASYTVDIVGVSNSAALGVLSVTELHVDTLFSNSGYAPDFAVVPEPSALLLSAFAGLGLIARRRR, from the coding sequence ATGAAATCGCCTCGTCGTACCTGCCGCCCGCTGTTCCTCCTGCCTGCTCTCGCGGCTATTCTTGCCTCGTCCTCTGTGTCCGCCGCCTTCATCATGACGGATTCCGGCACCGTCTTCACACCATCCTTCCGCGGAGAATCCAGTACCACCTACTTCGGCTGGTCCGCCGGAACTTGGGATGGCAATGCCGACAGCACCCCGCCGGAACCCACGATTCCGGATATCGTCAACGGGACACCCTCGATCAATCCGGGGGCGCTGGCAGGGACATCGTTCCTGACGCAGTCCGGCACCAATGACGTCGTCTCGTCCACGAACAACATCTACTCGAGCGTCGCAGGTATCAATGCGGCTGGCCTGCAACTCCATATCCCGACCGCCGGTGTTGTGGGTTCTTCGGGCTACACCACCATCATCATCCAGGGACTGGGTCTCAATGGTGCTGGCTTCGGCGGAACCTCCGGTCTCGATGCCTTCGGCTTCGGCGCGATCAATGGCATCCTGCCCGAGTATGTCCTCGGCACGAATGCCGATGTGGAAGGCCAGTGGTGGGCGAAGTGGGAGATCCCCGGTAATGCAGCCAGCTACACGGTGGATATCGTCGGCGTCTCGAACAGCGCTGCGCTCGGCGTCCTCTCGGTGACCGAGCTTCACGTGGACACGCTGTTCTCGAACTCGGGCTATGCTCCGGATTTCGCCGTGGTGCCGGAACCTTCCGCGCTCCTGCTTTCCGCCTTCGCCGGTCTGGGCCTCATCGCCCGCCGCCGCCGCTAA
- a CDS encoding helix-turn-helix transcriptional regulator, translated as MSATLNATILHEGAGIVVTGIDVELSQAVDWSSFLRSTAGHLVLNLDGHAVVLGKHIRLGIVPGTASLLRPGEGEMIHASRLPGGGRHRFVVLSASAGWLAANFGDSAGALHPALRDATAASTGHMGQLRSMTLAERDLCESLLQPPVARTLRAAWFRGKSLECFSLFGAAPKGGKTGNDPLRQRIDAATLWLREHFREDLDLHAVAKHVGCAPHYLSRLFKQHSGKTLSQKLREIRIDHAASLLRDGGSNVTEAAFEVGYNSLSHFTKAFVAEKGTRPSDWRAG; from the coding sequence ATGTCCGCCACCCTGAATGCCACGATCCTCCACGAGGGAGCGGGTATCGTCGTGACGGGAATCGACGTGGAACTCTCTCAGGCTGTGGATTGGAGCTCCTTCCTAAGATCCACCGCAGGACACTTGGTTCTGAATCTGGATGGTCACGCAGTGGTGCTCGGAAAGCATATCCGTCTCGGTATTGTTCCGGGCACGGCATCCTTGTTGAGACCGGGAGAAGGTGAAATGATCCACGCAAGTCGCTTGCCGGGAGGCGGTAGACATCGCTTCGTCGTCCTCTCTGCTTCGGCCGGCTGGCTGGCGGCGAACTTCGGCGATTCCGCGGGAGCCCTCCACCCGGCGCTGCGTGATGCCACCGCCGCCAGCACCGGCCACATGGGCCAACTCCGCTCGATGACATTGGCCGAAAGGGACTTGTGTGAGTCCCTGCTCCAGCCCCCGGTCGCACGCACGCTGCGCGCCGCTTGGTTCCGGGGAAAAAGTTTGGAGTGCTTCAGCCTCTTCGGCGCTGCCCCGAAGGGCGGAAAGACAGGCAACGACCCGCTAAGACAGCGGATCGACGCGGCCACCCTTTGGTTGCGGGAACATTTCCGGGAAGATCTGGATCTCCATGCCGTGGCGAAGCACGTGGGCTGCGCACCGCACTATCTCAGCCGGCTCTTCAAGCAACACAGCGGAAAGACCTTGAGCCAGAAGCTGCGGGAAATCCGGATCGACCACGCGGCATCGCTGCTCCGGGACGGCGGAAGCAATGTCACCGAGGCAGCCTTCGAAGTGGGCTACAACAGCCTGAGCCACTTCACAAAGGCCTTCGTAGCGGAGAAAGGGACGCGTCCCTCCGACTGGCGGGCGGGCTGA